The sequence below is a genomic window from Anopheles cruzii chromosome 3, idAnoCruzAS_RS32_06, whole genome shotgun sequence.
CTTTAAAAGTCAGCCGCTCTAGTGGGACGGTCTGTTACTTCAAATAAGCATCCTCTTAAGCACTGTTCCGGTAATCACTAATCACGTCCCGTGTGTTTGTCGTGTTCCACAGTATCACAAATAACCCGATGTCGGTTAGTTCCTGCCCCACCGCCTCCGTGGCTACTCCTCGTAAGCTGGCGGGGCGCTGCACTGTTCTCCCAGAGTGGTGGCCAGTTTGTGAACGCCTCCCGAAATCGAATATGGCGTAGCCGAACCTGCCAGCGGGATCTTGCCGATGGTGATCGGTATGTTTAGCTTCATTCGCTTCGTGGACCTCTGCGGTTTCACCAAGACGGCCAGCTCGTACGAGACATGAACAATACTGCTGTGCGTTGTCTCGGTGGACGGTATCGGGTTAACGACGAAGTTCTCCACAAACCGTGCATCGTTTTCACCCTGTATGGTGGGAATTTTTCGCACAGTCAGCACTTCGTACTGGACGTTGGTTTCCACGAGCGGAATCTGCGTTTGGCCGATCACACGCGTCTGGCTGATGAATTTCAGTAACTTTTGAAATTTAATCTCAATCTCACTGACCGCAACCGTGCTGGAGTTTTGGACAAACACCTCCAGCTCAATCGTTTCCCCGGGTGTATAGCCTGATTTGGGCGTTGTTGCCGAAACTATCAGCGGACGCGAGCGGCAGAATCCGCAGTAGAACGTCATCATGCTCTCGGCCTTGGTCGGTATGCACAGGACTTCGTTGCTCTGGTTCAAATCGGCCAGGCACACCACGGTGAACGGTTTCTGGAAGTTGTGGTCAAACTTCCACGGACGCTCCAAGGTCACTTGCAGCAGATAGCGCACATGGCCGTATTTTCCCTCCATCGACGTTGGGACCGTTGGGGGAATTTGAAAGTCGAACTTGTACCGTAGCGCACCGGAGGGTAGCTGTATTCCGGCACCATTTTCCGTCCCGGCGAGGTACAGTTTCTTTTTGATGAAGTCTTCGCGGCCCTTGAACTGTGCCTTCGTCTTTTTGTTCTTCGGTCCGTCCGGTACCTTGGCCTCCCAGAACACGGTTGAAAACCCGGAAATATTAAGGCAGACACCTGGGGAGGGTGGGAGATATCGAAAACGAATCGTAAGATAAGCACAGGcacatcatcgatcgatgccaAAGTCCTTCGCCGCGTACTTACCTCGCACTTTCTTTATCTTAGTCAGCTGCAGCTCGACGAAGCCGGCGACATGATCGCCGGCCGTGAAAATGCCGTTCGAGTTGTTCTCGAAAAGAATTTCGCACTTGACGTGCTTGGAGCTCTTCTCCTTGGGCATTTTGGCGTTTCCCGAATCGCGGTGGCACAACTGACTCCTTGCGCAACTGCGATGTTACTGAAATGTCCGTCACTTAGCCACTACCGTTCGATAAAGTGATAAGGTCGCgcggcttcggcttcgacaGTTGGGCACATTTATCTCCTCCCGGCGACGGGACGGGCACGGGATAAAGGTTTTCTAcacaccacggcacggtgacTTAACGGTTTGTAATGATAATGTAGGCCGCAGCGTACGGTACGGCAAATCGATGCTGAGATGCGCATCGGACCTCGATAATGCTTGCGGGGTCCACTTTTGCTCCATTACTCATCGCGAAGAACTTCAGCCGTGGATCGTGGCCGCGTCGCTCAACGATGATTAACAAAAACCACTCATCACAGACCCGTGGACACAACACAGCTTTTGGTGGACGTGAAAGTTCTCGGCGCGCGGCGTTACGGACGGGATGCGGCACAGAAGACTGTGGAGTTTATTCAATCGCCCACATCTGCGGACGCGAGCTCGGTCTAAAAGTAAAGTCCACCATTCCGCCGAGAAGTAGTGAACAAAGACGATaccacggggcacggggcacGTTCGGGGCGCAGATTGCGGGTCAACGATGGGGAAGGTTAATTCGGTTGGGGCAccgcgagccagccagcgaaagaGAGTGAAGAAACTAAAAATATGCGGCCGTCTTTTGCGTGCCGTAGCGAACTCTCTACTAACCCCACTGGACGGGTGGCGCACGATCGCCCAAAGATCGCGTGTTTTGGTTCGCGGCGCAGCGCTCAAGACCCATCACGCATACCATCACGGACGGGTCGAGATTCCgcgcctgttttttttgtttcattcattctcGCGCCCGGAGGAGCGTattatttttgtgtatttCGTGGCCTCTGGTGGAgaatgtctgtgtgtgtgtgcgcgtatTTCTTGGCCGCCGCTGCCTGCACTTGTTTATGGTTGCAGCATACGTTGacgacacacggcacggcgttaGGCTGGCAGGAGTCGGAAATGCCGATTGCGGCAGGTCAGGACATCAAGGGCAAGACATCGAGGTGTCCCTTGCCAACCCCGCCAACGCGGGGTCAAGCATACGAAAACACGTTTTATTGAGTGGATacattttgaaaacattttgcaCTTAAAATGCGCACCAAATACCGCAAGCTAACCAACCGGAAGTCTTCCGAGCGGTCACTCGTTCTCGTCGAAGTCGCGTGGAGTGTACGGTTGCGAACCTTTCTCAAACTCGTGCTCCACAGTTTCGTCGCCCGCCGGGACAGTCGGGTCGTCGGTGGGGTCTGGCGCCACGAACGCCCGGGACGTGGATGGCTGCGGGTCCTCGCTCGGGTACGGTGGGGGAGGTATCTCCGGTGCTGCCACGTCCCTGGAATCGGTGCCATTAACCGATGGGCCCATTCCGAGGGCTTCTCGCTCCTTGGCCAGCATGTGCGTGGGGTAGAGGGTAGTGGGTAGTCCCACGGTACCGATGACGATCGGCAGCGTAAGGAGCAGTTTTTTGCGCGATCGCACCGGCCGGACAGTTATCGCCAGCTCATAGCGTGTTTTGATGATGTTGCACCGCTCGTCGTCGGATGGGACGGTCGATCCGATCAGGATGTTCTCCTCGAACACGGCATCGTTCCGGCGGGCCACCTTCGAGATGGTACGCTCCTCTAGCACCGTGTACTCGTAGAATTCCTGAGCGGCCGGCACCTGACTGATGAAGGTGTCCACGCGCTGGAACTTGATGGTGATATCGCGCACATCGACGCTGCTTTGGTTGTTAACGTGTACCGTCACCTCGATCACTTCCGCAGGAGCGTAACCGGTGCGGGGCGTGCAGGCAGTGACGATCAGGGGCGCCGTGAGGCCAAAGTAGAACGTTTGCACCAGCTCGGCCTTGGTCGGCATCAGCATGCGCTCCTCCGCCAGGCTCAGATCGGCGTGACTCTTCACAATGAACGGCATCTGGAAGACGTGATCGTACTTCCACGGTCGCTCCAGGGACACTTTCACCACGTAACGCACGTGGCCATACTTTCCCTCCTTCGAGGTCGGCACCGTGAGCGGGATGACACAGAAGAACGGATACCGGTGCACGCCCGCCGCTACCTCCAGCGGGTTGCCCACGTCGGACCCCACAAAGTACGTGATGCTGCCGAAGTAGTCCTCGCGGCCgttgaagtttgtttttttgttcttcttctccgtCTTCTCGGTGGTGCCCTTGACCCGGGCGGTCCAGGATGTCGATGCGAAGCCATTGATCCGCAGGGCTATTCCTGGCCGGAGACAACATTAAAACGGATTAGTATTGGTTCTTTAAAATGAATCATGTTCTTTGGTGTCAGCGATAAATTAGGCTTTTGATTTATGGCCACACTCTTTCCCGATGAGTCACCTCTCCTGGTGATTGATAAGGTCAGCTATTATGGTGATATGTTGTTGTAGCACTACGGAGCCACCGAATCTCTTTTCAACTGCAGATAGCGCGAACAATTGAGAAGTGGTCAATGTTTATGATTCTTCTTCCCACAGACGATGATCGACGGCTGCGCCATTGCGTATCGTTAGACGTCCGAACGGTCTAACGGTCGATTCGAATTATTTTACGGAATAGCTCCATTTGCGGCACCACAACAAATCTATCAACCGATGCTGACTGGTTCCGATTAACGGATCCCAAGAAAACCAACCAGTAACCGATTACTACTTTCCAGGCTACTAAACATTGACGATTGATGTCTGCAACTCTGGTTGTTGTCAGTTTGAATTTCTGGATTCGCCACTAGCAGCACTTACctctcactttcttcggtttctCCAACTGAATCTCGACGGTACCACTGACGGTGTCCCCGGCTCGGAAAATGCCCTGTGGGTTGTTATCGAACAGTACGTCACACTTGACGTGTTTCGAACGTTTGCTCTTTTTGCTATCCCTGCCCATGCTACGTTCGAAAGGCAAACAAGAGTGCTGCGTACGGATTTAACGGGATCCTTGCCAATATCAACGTGACGATCCTACCACGACCCGGTCGATATAACGACTGATTGATAAAAGTTCGCTCCCCAAAAACTAGGTGATTGCACCGCGACATGGTTCGTCTGGAGCAGGTTCCGATAagtgtgccggtggcggcaatGTAGAGGTTGGCAATGACCGTACAACTATTGAACTGTGCTGGTGTTATAGCCGAAAATAATTTCAGATAAGGTTTTGGTAAAGATTAGCTCGTTATCAGATGGCCGCAGGTAGGGGGCTGCACTACGTTTGTGCAATAGCACCTGGCCTAGTGTTGGTGGCCGTATTGTGGATGGATGTTTCCATTAAGACAAACGAAATTAGTGATTGTTTCTGCAAAGACGTCGCCCATTTCAAATCACATCGATAGGAGTAACACATGGGTCGATAAGTACGAAAGATATTTCACCCAACACTTTTGGAATCTAACTCTTGAGCCAGTACTCGCTAAGGTAACCTAATTTGTATGTCATCTTCTGGATTTATTGAGCCATGTACTATTTCGCCAAGAAACATAGACGCGTTCCGGAAAGGGAGGGTGCTGCGTTTTTACTTAACACATACTTTATTATGCATAACCTAGagcgtttccttttttacatAATCTTACATTAGCACATTAAAATACAGTAAACCACTTTGAACATCCATTGGGCTTGGTAGGATGATAACGACCGACAGTACTCGACGGCGGACCCATCcggcaacaaaaagaaaatgtgatACACGAATCGTGGAACTGTGTGAAggatcaaacaaaaaaggtgtGAATCAACGCTACCAACTGTTGCGTGGTTCCCACATGGATTGCGGAGAAGCTACGTCAAACATGTTCGTCGGAATGTTCGTTAGAAAATCAGCTCGCAGAACCGGTGCGCTGGAAACCGGGTGCTCGCACGGGTTATGACGATGGGCTTCCACCACCTTCCGGAGATCCCGGTTACTGGCGGTAGTTCTTGTGCACCTCCGTCTTGATAGCGTACACGAACGACAGCACATCCAGGATGACCGGTTCCTTTTGGGTGCCCAGCGCACGGTTCATCTCGTCGATGCGAGCCCGGGTGTCGGCATCGATCTTGTTCGAAACGCCTTCACGTGATCCAACGTGCTGGAAAGGGGGTAAAAGAACAGAGCACCCGGTTATTACCGTCCTTCTGTAGAGGCCATCAGCATTGTCTCCGTGGCCTGCTGTGATAGTTTGGTAGCGTCCTGGGGTTACATAAATTTCACATTCACTATGCTGTCACAGCACCGTCAGATAGACAGCAGTCGGCGATTGGGCGGAATCCTACCTTAGCTTCGAACTCCTTGAAGGTGCGATCACGCTCCGCGCGgtacttttcaatttcctccGTGGCCTCATCCTTGGCCTGCTTCAGACGACGTGCCTTGCCTGGAAAAGTGGGGAAAAAGtatttttctcctttcttttGCTCGTGTTTCGACGCATTTGACGGCCGGAGTACGACATATTTGCCGTGAAACGATTTCCCCCCCATTTTGGGGACTTCTGCCAATGGCGAAGTGGTCATGTGACCGGTTGTCGTTTTCTTCTACGGTGGAGCTTGGAGAGGCCCCCACGGCGAAACTTACGTTTGCGCGCTTCGCCCACCTTATCGGCGGCCTTCTTTTCCgcggccagcagctgctggatgcCCTGGGTGTTGCTGGCCATCGTGTAGGAGGACTTTTTCCCTGCACCGTACTGAAACCGTCGAACTGAGGAAAACGAGAGCGCGCACTGCACTGAAAACCGAGCGAACTGACCGTCTCGAAGTCACGAGCTGATTTGCAGTGATCAGCAGACCCACAATCATATGACTGACACTTGTCCGAGCGAGTGCAACGGTGATAACCGCTCACTACCGTAAGACGGAGCGAGATGGCAGCATTTGAAAGCTTTTGACCATCGGATGAAACTTCATCACTGTCTATGCTGGCGGGTTGACGGGTCCAGACTCACGGCAAGCAAAACACCTGGAGACAAATACTGCACTTTTTACGCAGTGCCTTGCGAATTGAAAAGTGCATCAACGCTGTTTGATTACTTTTAACGAAGTGATTGACGATGATGTCGCCAAAAGGGCAAAGGAAATTCAATCGACCGAAAACCTCCAACCATTGCGTGCAACAGCTGTTAGTTGCACACAATGTTGTTCCGGAAAGCTTTGGCACTGGTTTCGTCATTTGAAAAAACCGTTACAACGGTAGGATGGGTTTTCGCATTTAGACCATTTGCTTTTTAAAACCCTTTCTCGCAGATAAGAATTGCAATCACTACCGCAAGCCTACGGTCGAAATGCACCCGAAACAGCGCAAAAGAACGAGATTTCAcaatttagaaaaaaatgtttttatttaaaccgACTTACGCGACTTAACCCCGTACGATCAACAATTCACTTATGTTCTCCGCTATCTTTCTTACCACGTCGTCTTAcattcactctctctctttctctctctgtctctttctcgaTTGCTGTACAAATTAATCTAGTCGTTAAAAAAGACCTAAAGAAAGTTTAACCACCTTGCGCGCCATCCGGCTCGGGGGTCTCGGGATGGCCCGGGAAGGCCCGACAAAGTGCCCGTGGGTCTCTTAGTAACTTGCTTGCCTATAGAATATGAAGTAGAAAAACAAGAGTTCATGTACAGGAAACGGAAGCCGTTACAGTACCCGTCCTAGACCGTCACTCCACTGTTTCTGGGGCTGCTCTGGGCACCTTTCTCGACTTTTGCCGGCGACGAGTGTTCGACTTACACGCTATTATGTATAACTATTTACAACATCCTGTGAATTGATTCTAGTGTTGCATTTGATCTCCGTGTGACGGGAATGCCGTCGTTTGTTGAGTAGTTTTTGAAGAGTAGAGTGTGATTGCAAAACCGAGCACACGAGTCCCCGGAGGCCCGTTCGGTGCCTTGCGTACGTGGGTGCAGCACCCAGTATGTACAGTAATAGATAATTGGATTAAATGCTACCCTAaagtgtgtccgtgtgtgtttcTTCACAATGTTAACCGAAAAAAGGCCGGTTGTTGGCCGGTATTTTTGCCTTTTGCGTGTGGTCGGTCCAAATCAAATCCCAGAAAAGAAGGACACGTGGTCTGTCACgttctggtttgtttgttgcccACCATTGGTGGAAGTCGGATAACCACATGCAGTTTCCTTTCGATAGGTATTACTCTTGTTGTGCTGCTCTTATGTACAAAATTATTCTAATCCTAACAACGGGTGACAAACATGTGTGGAgatgtgtgtttgctttgcgccGGGTGTTCCACATTTTGATTCTCGTCTCTTGCCGGTCGCCTAAGTGGATACACTCCGGCCGGTAGTGGTTTTGGTGATTTCTTTCATACTTCGCTATGTTACTTGCTGAGTGCGTTTACGTTAATTTTACTTTACTCGTAAGGTGTCGAAGTTTGACAGGTCAGTTCTTTGCTCACTCACTCTTGGATTTGTGGAAAGTAAAACTTCTCGACAATGCAgccaccgcccgccagccagctaaTATGTCTTCTAACAACACTGGAGTCTTAGTTTGCCTGTGGCCATGCCATTCCGTCAAAACACTCGCGAGCccctgttttctttttgttcgaGAACCTTCGCCAAGTTTGTGCAACGCTTTTTGGTTGATCAACagagcataaagcataaaaaacgggaCCAACAAAGGAGAAAAGAGGCCAATTCCTCGCGGAATCGTGCTGCGGCCAATGGGTGCGCGCGTGAAAAGGCCCGTTCATtgtattttattgcaaaaccCGGGTGCCacagcaaacaaatcattGACACGTACCAAATATGCTACACACAGGGAGCGTCGAAGCAATTTATTTATGGAGAAACGAAAATACGCCCGGTCCGGCGCAGCCTCGGCCGAATGCACCGCGTGGAGGCTCGGCCCTCGGCATGAATgtttcagcaacagcaactccCGATGCACCTGAACGCTACGCGTATGTAGCGGGCTGCGCTGGACCCTCGGCTAGGCCAGTGAAAAACGACATTGGGAAAAATATGGAATTTTAGAGGCCGGAAAAATAACGGTTCCAACAGACACCGTTCCCTCTCCGGGACAGGATGCTCCGGGAGCGGTCGGTGCgttgtttaaattaattattaattttaatacaCCCGAAACTGCGGAAGTCGataaaatggtggaaaatattggccgtttttttgggTGGCCCGAGTCCACGGGCCGGAGTATCCGAACATTAGCGCAATTATTATGGGCCGTTATGCTCCGCGATGGAGTGTCCACtggtgttctttttttgtggtcgtTGCTTTTGCTTTGCGATGAAGTTCTACTCCCGAAACGGATTCCCCTCGGAGGAAAACTCCGGCCGGCTCAAAGGTGTGgagtttttcgttttattacgTCCCGGGAATTATGGCGCCACTTTTCGCCCAACGCCCGGCCGGCAACACGCATCGCATCGGACGGGGCGGGTTGAGCTGCGGGAGTGCGGCGGCTGGCAGTGCGCCGAAATGATGATGCGTTGCAAAAGAGTGCCCCGGTgttcgggtggaaaatgaaa
It includes:
- the LOC128272869 gene encoding arrestin domain-containing protein 3-like → MPKEKSSKHVKCEILFENNSNGIFTAGDHVAGFVELQLTKIKKVRGVCLNISGFSTVFWEAKVPDGPKNKKTKAQFKGREDFIKKKLYLAGTENGAGIQLPSGALRYKFDFQIPPTVPTSMEGKYGHVRYLLQVTLERPWKFDHNFQKPFTVVCLADLNQSNEVLCIPTKAESMMTFYCGFCRSRPLIVSATTPKSGYTPGETIELEVFVQNSSTVAVSEIEIKFQKLLKFISQTRVIGQTQIPLVETNVQYEVLTVRKIPTIQGENDARFVENFVVNPIPSTETTHSSIVHVSYELAVLVKPQRSTKRMKLNIPITIGKIPLAGSATPYSISGGVHKLATTLGEQCSAPPAYEE
- the LOC128273837 gene encoding arrestin domain-containing protein 17-like, with protein sequence MGRDSKKSKRSKHVKCDVLFDNNPQGIFRAGDTVSGTVEIQLEKPKKVRGIALRINGFASTSWTARVKGTTEKTEKKNKKTNFNGREDYFGSITYFVGSDVGNPLEVAAGVHRYPFFCVIPLTVPTSKEGKYGHVRYVVKVSLERPWKYDHVFQMPFIVKSHADLSLAEERMLMPTKAELVQTFYFGLTAPLIVTACTPRTGYAPAEVIEVTVHVNNQSSVDVRDITIKFQRVDTFISQVPAAQEFYEYTVLEERTISKVARRNDAVFEENILIGSTVPSDDERCNIIKTRYELAITVRPVRSRKKLLLTLPIVIGTVGLPTTLYPTHMLAKEREALGMGPSVNGTDSRDVAAPEIPPPPYPSEDPQPSTSRAFVAPDPTDDPTVPAGDETVEHEFEKGSQPYTPRDFDENE
- the LOC128271524 gene encoding V-type proton ATPase subunit G; translated protein: MASNTQGIQQLLAAEKKAADKVGEARKRKARRLKQAKDEATEEIEKYRAERDRTFKEFEAKHVGSREGVSNKIDADTRARIDEMNRALGTQKEPVILDVLSFVYAIKTEVHKNYRQ